gcacagggagcctgGGGCAtgtgggcatgggcagggatggatgggaccCTCATCCCAGTCCTCTCACAGCTGTGAGCAGAGCCATGCCAATGGAAAATAAGAGTTCATATAGTAAAGGATGAGGCAAAGGTGGGAAGTGATGAAAACCTTGAGGTAGTGATAGGCAGGTGGCAATGAATTCTAGGAAAGCAAAGCTCCAGCTCTTCAAGAAGTCAGTCAATAAGATCCCCTGGGAAACTGCCCTTAGGGACCAGAGAACAGAACAGAGCTGGTGTATCTTCCAGGACACTCTCCATAGAACACAAGAGCTCTCAATCCCCAGGTGTAAAAAACTGGGCAAGGAAGGCAAGAGACTGGCATGGCTGAGTCAGGACCTGCTGGTCCTGACTGAAGGGCAAGAAGAAATGCacaggcagtgggagcagggacaggtgtCCTGGGAAAAGTATTGGGATCCTTCCAGGTAGTGTAGAGATGAGGTGAGGAAGGCCAAGGTGTGGATGGAGCTGAACTCGGCAAGAGATACAAGGAATAACAAGGGTTTCTACAGACTGAAAAGGAAGGGTCAAAGGTGTAACACAATTGGCAAACTGGCAACAACAGATGACATGGCTGAGGAAACCTCTCTTCCCACCACTTTTGAGTGGAGGAaccacagcacagggactgcaggagCAAAGTCCCTCCCACTGGAAGGGAAGATCAAGTTTGTGACCACCTGAGGAACTGAACATACATAACTTTATGGAATCTGATGAGATGCATCCCAGAGTCCTGACGGAATTGGCTGATGTAGTTGCCAAGTATAAAATGTCATGAAAGTCAGGTGAGTCCTGGTgacagggaaaagcaaagcatttcaCCTATTCTTACCAAGAATGGAAAGGAGCATGGAAACTACCGACCTGCCAACCTCACCACTGTGCCTGGGAGGATCATGGAACAGACCCTCCTAGAAGCTCTGCTGAGGCTCCTGGAGGTGATTTGGGACATCCAGTACAGCCTCACCAAGGGCAAGTGCTGCCTGTCCAACCCAGTGGCCTTCTCTGATGGGGTGATTCCCTCAGTGGACACAGGAAGGGCTACAGATTTCATTTATCTGGAATTCTGTAAGGCCTTTGACAGAGTCTCCAACAACATCCTTCTTTGTAAACTGGAGAGAGTCGAATTTGATGGACAGACTGTTCAGAAGAAGAGGAATTGGTTGGTTGGTCACACCCAGAGGGTAGCAGTCAACAGCTCATTGTCCACATGGACATtggtgaccagtggtgtccctcagggatCTGTAATGGGGCCAATACTCTTTAATATCTTCACCAATGCTGTAGACAGTGGGATTGAGTCACCCTCAGCCAGTCTGcaggtgacaccaagctgagtggtgtggCTGACACACCTCAGGGATGGAGtgacatccagagggacctgccCAAGCTCGAGAAATGCACCCATGGGAGAGTCATGAGGCTTAACATGGCCAAATGAAgaggtgctgcacctgggacGGGGCAATCCCTGGATCcacacaggctgggggatgaagggactgagagcagccctggtgaGAAGGAtttgaaaaagacattttctatgagggtggtgaaacacagcacaggttgcccagagaagctgtgactgccaaGGATGGCCCTGGAAATATTTAAGGTCAGTcagacagggctctgagcaacctggtctagttcactggggggaggtggggtggtggtggtgttggactagatgacccttaaaggtcctttccaacataAATATTCTATGAGGATCAAAACTGAAGATGGTAAACTGTTGGCTCAAGGCAATTTCTGAATTTTGGGGCTAAACAGCAGAGCGATGACTTTTTCAAATgaagggaagggcagtgccACACCATGACAGACCCAGGCTGATTGACAGAGATTTCTGGGGTGGACATGGGATGACCACCAAAGGTGGCAGCAAAATCAGAGTGGCAGGActgaagaaaagagaacaaGGCAGCAGGTATTTGTGATTATCATTGTCCTGAAACACCGAGCTGGGCATTCATGGATTGCCAGAGACAATAAAACAGTCGATATGCTTTATGCCTGATCTTCATGCCCTATTGCACACTTCTCAAATGCAATAAATATTGCTATCCAGTCCTGTACAAGGTGTTTTATTACAAGTCCCATATTCATAACATTAAGCGTAACAAGCACAGTGCAGGCCAGGTGAAATGTGCTTTCAACGGATGGTTCTGGGTCAAAAAGAAGGTCTGtaccccatcccagccctggacTTGACCTGTCTCCATaagagcagcagccagaacaTCTGAAAGAAGAGAGCTGCCAGCCCTTCATCCTGCAGCATGTGGGAGGAACGCTGAGAAACCCGGGATGTGCCAACAccacagcagtggctgcagcctGGAGTATCTGTTGAGCCCATGAATAGAAAAAGAGCTGCTGGGGAAGCAGGGAGAGAGTGGTgagtgctggggatggagccctACCACAGCTCCTGTCTCCAAAATAACTCCTGTGCATCATCTGGATCTCCCTCCTGTACcagagctggggtgggatgCTTCATCCCCTGGGATACCCAGGGACCACTCTCATCCATAGCAACTCACTCCAAGCAATGCCAGCATTTATTCCATGAAAAAATAACTTAAAGGATGGGGTttacaattactttttttttccagagttctTTCTTTCATCTGTTAAATAAAAGACAACACAACTACCAAGTTGTTCTCTTTGGGATTGCAGAGCTGAGCCTCAGCTACACCTCAAGACCTGCAAGtgctgaaaacattttgattcTAAAACAACACTCTGCATCTCCACTTTGATTTTAAGTGCTCACTCTGCTATATTTTGCTAAATCAACTTCAACCAATTCTGCTGCTTTGTCTTTGCATGTGGGTGGAAAAAAACCTACTTGGAAGGAACCCCGAGCCTAGTCCTGCCCTCTGTGGCCCAGCTCTCTCCTCGTGACTGAGTGGACACTGTGACCTGTCCCACTGCTATTAaggctcctcttcctcattGTTTTCTATTGCATAACGTGTCCAAGCCTCgcatccctctgctcccaaTCGCTCCCAGTTCCCAGGGCTCTTGCATATCAAGGTTTTTCATATGAAATCAGCAGCAAAACTCACAGGCTCTCAGTTGCACAAGGAAAATAGATACTTGTTGGGTTCGTTACTCTCGTGGAGGGCGAGGGTGTGGTGAGTAGGGTTACAAATAAGGCCTTTTGAGAATACATTTAGCATTCAATAATTAACGCTGTCTTAATAAAGTCCAGTCATGTATGATCCGGCCCTGATCGGTGAGATCACAAATAGCTCcgttggtttgtttgtttgttttcatgaacTGAATCAAAGAAAAGGTTCAGAGTCATATTTAAAATGAGTGACTTCGTTTTTGAAAGTTCAAACTATATTGGCATCGCAAGGATAGACACTGAGGAAACACCAAAGCCATGATGGGAGAGCACTTCTGACAGGCTCTGCATCGAAAATGTCTAAGAAACTACTCAAAGGAAAAGTAACTAGCAATCAATGTATGAAATGTATTAGTTCTGTTTTTATACCTATTTTAGAATTTATCCCAGGTtcttataaaatatataaaactgAGATACAAAGAATTAGCAATGTAACTTTGCATTTCAAATGATCTTCAGCTACAGGTTTTGCTTTAAGAAAACAGACACTTGAAAAGCAGCTGTTCTGTAGTCTCTAGATGCAGACACTTGAGTTCCTGGCAAACTTACCGTCAGTGGTTTTCTGAACTCTTCCACCATTGCAACTCTCTCCTAGAATGAAACTCAACATTTCACCATTAAATTTTCCCACTTGTGGTTCCAAAGAGAGGACGTTACCATTTCCCAGCATCGGTTTCAAagttccttcttccttttttccccgccccccctccctttttttttccttttcctcttttttcttttttttttttctttttcctttttttttccctttatgaGCTTTAAACCACAGGGTGAATCCATGAAATGAGGTAAGTAAATTTGGCACACGTTTAGTCATGTCCATAAGACTTTTGGTAAGTTGTATCAGTGAACAAGATCGTTTTCATCGTGAGTTACAGGTGCTTTCGAAGGGGGGTGGTTAGTACTTAACAACTGGAATGTTTCTAGTAAAACCAAAAGGCATAGCTGCAGAAAACACTCACAACCCAATGTTGATAGAGaagtaaaaatatatacaatACAGTCACTTGTTCATAGTTTGGcacaattttttgttgttgtgggtAATAGTGCATAAACTACTGTACAACAGTATGACTTTTAAAACAGTCTTTCACAGAGAATACCAGATTAGGTTTGCTTTCGAATAATAAAATTCCCACAATTTCAAACTCTTCATTTCAGCACTTACATTTCAACAGACCACAAGGCAGATTTCGAAAAGGAACCGacgggaaaaaaaataaaaaaacaaactgaagaaaaaaaaaatggtaagaAAAGAACCAAACATCAATCGTCTTTCTAGAAAAGGGAGTCTCTTCTTCAAATACAGGAAAACCCAAAAATGTTGTTTCTGCTTTAAGAAGAATGGAGTCTGAttccctgcaggaaaaaatcaaacatttgaTGCCATCTTAGTTAGCTCGTCTGGAGCCACCACGACGGAGCGAACGCGCTAAAGGCGGGCGGGAAGAGAAGATGCAGCTTTAGATGATGCAGGTTAGGAGATACAACAGCAGAGGGGGCCAGAAAGCACTCAAAAATTGCCACGTGAAGCTCAATTAGGAACGAGTTCTCATTTGCAAAGTAAAGAGCCTTTAAAAGTTTCAAGATCTTGGCTTTTGGATGCagaacctctttttttttttttttttttttgtggtttattttttacaaaatgttccaaaaaaaaaaaaagtctttccttGTCAAAATCATTAAAAAGAGCATGTaatcattttttgtttttgtttttcccccaataaataagtaattaaaaactgaagaagCCAAACAGCAGAAAAGAGTAGCCTTGTTAGTTTTTTTAACCCCAGCCAAGCCAGAAAATTGGTCATTCTTTTAGGTAGCTTGCAAGTCATAAGtattttcatgcatttaaaaataataataaaaaaacaaacaaacaaaaataaagaaaccaaccccaaaaccaaaaccaaccaaaactgTAAAAGGggaatgtcttttttttttttttcatgcaacttttgctttcaggaaggaaaaactgAGGAACAGCAGGCCTAGCAGGTGGGAGGGAGGTTAGGGGCATTCCAGCCAGTTTGGTGCAGCATTACCTCAGTTTCTCAAAAGCAGCTGTCACGGGGGGGTCCTTGTGGGGCTGCTCGCGCTCCGTCCGCTTGAGCTTACAGTTCTCGTCCCGCAGCGACTTCGAACTGGATTTGTGACGGTAGAGTTTTTTATGGGTAGGTCCATTATTGCCTAAAGTGCTCAGGTTACTATAGTTTTTATCAAAAAAGGGCGCGTGAATGTCCATGGTGAACCCGGTGGAGCAGTTGGGGCGAGCGGGGTCGCACGTTGCGGCTTTGCTGTTTTTGCTTGAGCCCTTGTTGTTTGCCTTGTGGTTCTTCGCCGCCCCTGGCAAGCCACCATTCGCCTTCTTCTTCGACTCCTGCGACGTCCCTGCCAAAATTTTAAGAGTTTTCAGTTTCAGGCTGTTGGACTCCGGTGACCGGAATATGTCAGGAACGCTGTTGTGGCCAACAGGCCCCCACAAGGGCTCGATGGAGGCCATCATGAACCTCTGCACATCGGCCATCCCCGACGCGATGTTGGACAGGATGTTGGAAGGCTCCTCGAACTCCCTCTGGTCATCGTCCAGGAGGCTGGTGGTGCTGCCCAGGTTGGGTTCTGACCAGCCCGTGCCCCCCTCTTTCCCCAGCGCCCACTCTCCGGACAGCCCGTTGTGCTTGCCCAGCTTCGCCCCGGCCGGGCCACCGTGCGGAGTGCCCTCGGCCAGGCCCTTGGTGGCCATGGCCACCGTGCTCAGTGGAGTGACTGCCCTGCCACCGACGGCTGGAGCCTTCTCGCCATTGACTCCCACcatgtttttccctttcctggtgGATTTGGGTGCCTGCCTGGAGTTTTTCCCTTGAGGCTTATCAGTTcctttgttggttttgggtgATTTTTTCCTGGTGGCTTTCTGGGAAGAGCTTTGGTTTGTACCCACATTCTTGCTGGATGAACTTTTCCTCTTCGATTTTGACACTTTGCTATTGGTGTTAATTTGACCAGATGGCTCATTAAATGTTGACAAGCATGGACTCTTTTCGAGAAGGCTGACAGAATCTTCATCGTTGAACATATGGAACTGGAACTGGTGATTATTTAAAGCAAACCCATTATCTGCCTGATCCTCAGTCTGCAGGACCCCACAGTTCCACTTGACCTCAGAGCTGTTGAGGGCGGCCTGGGGGCTCTCCTGAAAGCCCTTCAGTGTGCTCAGAGGCTTGGCATCCGAGCCAGCTATCTGTGGGGACAGGTTGGGAGTGTCCGGAGGGGACATCTCCGAAAGCGATGACTGGCGGAACCTATCAGGTGTAAAGTTGGAAATGTCTAAAAGGTCTGTGGACTCCTTCAAAGGGGTGATTTCATCTATGCTCTGCTGGATCACTAACTTGGGACTGCAGTGGGCCAAGAAATCATCATTAATATCATCCTCGCCGTCCTTTTCACAAGACTTTAAACTTAAAGAACTGTAATTACTAGAACTAACTGACAATGAACCCACTGAATCAAAACTAATGAGCCTGCCATCATCTGTACTTAGTGTACCTCGTTGGAAATGAAAGCGTCCCTCTCCATTATTAAAATGACATGACTGATAAGAATCATCAGACTGCACTTGTTGGCTATCCAGCATGTAATTTTTTTGGTATAGCAATTTGCCGCTATTCAGGTTGACTTGAATGTACCCAGAGGTGGGGAGCCCATCCACGCCcggggcgccgccgccgccgaaCTCGCTCGGCAGCCCGGCCGCCTCCGGCACGTCGCCAGCGAAGTCCTGGTGGTCGCTGCCGGCCTTGCTGGCCGGCCACATGCTGCTGAAACTGCTCTGCTCCATGTCCAAGTGGCCGGGCGACTGCTGAAGCTCTGACTCGGAGGGTGGGGAGAGCACACAGCTCTGCGCCGGCTGCAGGGCCGGGAAGGGCTTCTCTGCCGGGGCGATGCTGGGGAgcgggtgctgctgctgctgctgctgctcggAGGGGTGCTGGGCAAAGTATGGGATGCTGCTGTTGCTCGACAAATCTGAAGCATCTAACAATGTCTGCAGATACCCTCCAGGGATCAGGGGTACATTGGTGGTGATATTAGCAGATGGCAGAGGCTTGTctgaagaggaggtggatggtAGGAAAGGAGAATTTTTAGCAACCTTATCCTCGTGGCACTCCGGGAGATGGGAGCTATCTGAAGCACAGGGACTGTTTTCGTCCTTCAGACGTGCTGCAGCGTCCTGGTTTTCCAGTGCTGGGGAGTCCTCCACCGTACTGGCAGCAGCTTTGATCTTCTTGCACTTCAACCTGGCTTCACTTTTGAATTTGATCCTGCGGAGCACTTTCCTCTCCGTGCCCTTGTGCTCCCGCTCCTGCGATTTGCACTTCACGGCGGCGATGCCTGCGATGTCATGGACGTGCAATCCgttggcacagctgggggtgGCGATGGCTAAGGCCGGCAGCCCCTTCAGGCCCACGTCCTCCTTACTGCTGCAAGGCTGCTTGTGATCAGAGGAGCAAGAGCCCAGCTTGTTCACTGATTGCTCGATGGCTTTAATTCTTTGAATCCGGTGCCTGTTTGCTAGCTTGCATTTTCGCTTCCGTGGGTGAGGGAGGAACGAAGCATCTGAGCCGTTAAGATAGAAATTCTGCTTGTGGTAGAGAGACGATCTGAGCAAATCCAGCCggctctgctgcctctcctgccagAAGCCCTTCAGTGGGGCCAGCTTCTTGTATTTGCTGAGCAGCTCCTCGTTCAGAGTAACAGTTGTCTCGTTGGCATCCACTTTGCTGAGCTTCACCAGCATATGCTTCTCCCCTTTAAACCTGTTAATGATGATGTACTTGATGATCACGGGGGGCTCCTTGCGAGAGACTTTTCGCCGTTTCTTGGGGCACCACTCATCATCATCCTCTTCCTTGGGCCCATCTGGGAGCCACTCTTTCTTGTCCAGGATCTTCTCGTTCTCAATGGAGTCCACATCGTATAGATAGTCATCACTGTATCGCACTTTCCTCTTCGCCCGCAACCCGTAGTTCTGCTGGATGAAGGAGCCGGAGTGGTCCCGGGCCAGGTACCGGCTGCAGTCCTTGATGTCCCGCAGCACGT
Above is a window of Pithys albifrons albifrons isolate INPA30051 chromosome 14, PitAlb_v1, whole genome shotgun sequence DNA encoding:
- the NEXMIF gene encoding LOW QUALITY PROTEIN: neurite extension and migration factor (The sequence of the model RefSeq protein was modified relative to this genomic sequence to represent the inferred CDS: inserted 1 base in 1 codon), which produces MDDQQEQDCASEDQETILINGVKENEPHTLDGDERPCTAAEAAVPFPALSTTAPRDSHACPRALPAKKPCLLSPPSPLRLTDAPEHASDDSSAHAISLTSCVTKGMSSWSLPGDCEKAPFSMMEPGGMSALTGDCLMQPSRTCLGCFIESKDGIDAEPGISLKVGDINRDYDTCSVSDIGIHCMSTGETMRYGDQLLSDQLLSFPMHKSRAADKRDAEKSDSDSEDPTQKNYYEGLLLDKCNGEEPLLTNPNQEWGYFESFISESKIELLDLCSKNELSVNLFSEEDVDNYMFDDDDSTLGSDVCSLKIRYESFQDNVREKTTTLQEDAQFNFFPSVFNNCTKRDSRSTLKRGPSGATDPSQFKSEEGIIWGEEEEDGEEEDGEEEEKAALNKSCNSTEMVQYVSSKRSHFLDSVNSTEDSGEFSDDSTCTESSYDVLRDIKDCSRYLARDHSGSFIQQNYGLRAKRKVRYSDDYLYDVDSIENEKILDKKEWLPDGPKEEDDDEWCPKKRRKVSRKEPPVIIKYIIINRFKGEKHMLVKLSKVDANETTVTLNEELLSKYKKLAPLKGFWQERQQSRLDLLRSSLYHKQNFYLNGSDASFLPHPRKRKCKLANRHRIQRIKAIEQSVNKLGSCSSDHKQPCSSKEDVGLKGLPALAIATPSCANGLHVHDIAGIAAVKCKSQEREHKGTERKVLRRIKFKSEARLKCKKIKAAASTVEDSPALENQDAAARLKDENSPCASDSSHLPECHEDKVAKNSPFLPSTSSSDKPLPSANITTNVPLIPGGYLQTLLDASDLSSNSSIPYFAQHPSEQQQQQQHPLPSIAPAEKPFPALQPAQSCVLSPPSESELQQSPGHLDMEQSSFSSMWPASKAGSDHQDFAGDVPEAAGLPSEFGGGGAPGVDGLPTSGYIQVNLNSGKLLYQKNYMLDSQQVQSDDSYQSCHFNNGEGRFHFQRGTLSTDDGRLISFDSVGSLSVSSSNYSSLSLKSCEKDGEDDINDDFLAHCSPKLVIQQSIDEITPLKESTDLLDISNFTPDRFRQSSLSEMSPPDTPNLSPQIAGSDAKPLSTLKGFQESPQAALNSSEVKWNCGVLQTEDQADNGFALNNHQFQFHMFNDEDSVSLLEKSPCLSTFNEPSGQINTNSKVSKSKRKSSSSKNVGTNQSSSQKATRKKSPKTNKGTDKPQGKNSRQAPKSTRKGKNMVGVNGEKAPAVGGRAVTPLSTVAMATKGLAEGTPHGGPAGAKLGKHNGLSGEWALGKEGGTGWSEPNLGSTTSLLDDDQREFEEPSNILSNIASGMADVQRFMMASIEPLWGPVGHNSVPDIFRSPESNSLKLKTLKILAGTSQESKKKANGGLPGAAKNHKANNKGSSKNSKAATCDPARPNCSTGFTMDIHAPFFDKNYSNLSTLGNNGPTHKKLYRHKSSSKSLRDENCKLKRTEREQPHKDPPVTAAFEKLRESDSILLKAETTFLGFPVFEEETPFSRKTIDVWFFSYHFFFLQFVFXIFFPVGSFSKSALWSVEM